From Polynucleobacter sp. MWH-Braz-FAM2G, a single genomic window includes:
- the thiE gene encoding thiamine phosphate synthase, with amino-acid sequence MSLIRDLADQIVAAHRNEDLCIPIPSFSLNSPPPLIDNETAVDHYELAGALASIDMGFIESDARVLGKAWSRMTMQDGGFNPLKWPSRPEHFDLLPWTRNMNPNAFAECPKRLGLYGVMPDADWVKRMVDAEIPTVQLRFKSEDKAKIRRQIKESVAAVKDSKTLLFINDYWREAIDAGAYGVHLGQEDMELADFDEIRSAGLRLGLSTHGYAELVYADRFCPSYIAMGAIFPTNLKKMPTAPQGLGRLYQYAKLMSHYPLVAIGGIDQDSIHAVSKSGVGSVAVVRAITQAKDPKAAVKHLQELMQA; translated from the coding sequence ATGAGCCTTATACGAGACCTAGCAGATCAAATTGTTGCGGCACATCGCAATGAGGATTTATGCATCCCTATTCCGTCATTCAGCCTGAATTCTCCGCCACCACTCATTGATAATGAAACGGCTGTGGATCATTACGAGCTAGCTGGGGCATTGGCGAGCATTGATATGGGTTTTATTGAATCTGACGCCAGAGTATTAGGCAAGGCTTGGTCGCGCATGACTATGCAAGACGGTGGATTTAATCCATTGAAGTGGCCAAGCAGGCCAGAACATTTTGATCTGTTGCCGTGGACGCGGAATATGAATCCTAATGCGTTTGCGGAGTGCCCTAAACGTTTGGGTTTGTATGGCGTAATGCCAGATGCCGATTGGGTCAAACGCATGGTTGATGCAGAAATACCGACAGTACAACTGCGATTTAAATCTGAAGATAAAGCCAAAATCAGAAGGCAAATTAAAGAATCTGTTGCAGCCGTAAAAGATAGCAAGACCCTACTCTTTATTAATGATTATTGGCGAGAAGCCATTGATGCGGGCGCTTATGGCGTCCATTTAGGCCAAGAAGACATGGAGCTGGCAGACTTCGATGAAATTCGATCGGCAGGCCTAAGGCTTGGCCTCAGTACCCATGGCTACGCAGAACTTGTGTATGCCGATCGCTTTTGTCCTAGCTATATAGCCATGGGCGCTATCTTTCCCACAAACCTGAAGAAAATGCCAACGGCACCACAAGGCTTAGGACGCTTATACCAATATGCCAAGCTCATGAGTCACTACCCATTGGTAGCAATTGGTGGCATTGATCAAGATAGCATTCACGCAGTATCGAAAAGTGGCGTTGGATCAGTGGCAGTAGTAAGAGCGATAACTCAGGCTAAAGATCCAAAAGCAGCTGTTAAGCATTTACAAGAATTAATGCAAGCCTAA